The DNA sequence GGGCTGCTGCATGTGCGCCGTCGTAAGAACGGGCTGCCAAGCACCCATCCCCTACGCGGTCCGGAAATCCGAGCCTTGCGCCGGCTGTTCCGCAATCATCCGGACACGCCCTACGTCTTCGTCTCCGAGCGCAAGGCACCGATGACCGAGGCCACCTTCCGTAAGCTGGTCGCCCGCGCCGGCGAAGCGGCCGGGCTGGGCATGCCGATCCATCCGCACATGCTGCGGCACTCGACCGGCTTCAAGCTGGCCAACGACGGCCAGGACACCCGCGCCATCCAGCATTACCTGGGCCACCGGAACATCCAGCACACCGTCGTCTACACCCACTTGGCGGCCGATCGCTTCAACGGCTTCTGGGACGACTGAAAAACAGCCGAGACAATCAAGCCAGGAAGCCCAACCCATTGAATTTAGAGGATTTCAAAAATTTCGAGGGTTTGGGCTTGGAACCCCTTTCCCCTGCACGCCGTCGGGCAAGACATCCCCCACCGCCTCGGCGAAATGCCAGCCGTTCTTCCGTTCCAGCAGTGCTAGAGCCGTGCCCGAACAGGTCGATCCGCTCGAGACATCTGATCCGATGCGTTGCGCCACGGGCGCAACCTACGACCGTCGGCCCGCATCACCTCCGCCCTGCGTCG is a window from the Skermanella sp. TT6 genome containing:
- a CDS encoding tyrosine-type recombinase/integrase, with translation MRPPPKQPNAERRSREHLTPTEIDRLITAAQRLGRHGHRDATMILIAYRHGLRVSELVGLRREQVDLSLGLLHVRRRKNGLPSTHPLRGPEIRALRRLFRNHPDTPYVFVSERKAPMTEATFRKLVARAGEAAGLGMPIHPHMLRHSTGFKLANDGQDTRAIQHYLGHRNIQHTVVYTHLAADRFNGFWDD